From Bradysia coprophila strain Holo2 unplaced genomic scaffold, BU_Bcop_v1 contig_324, whole genome shotgun sequence, the proteins below share one genomic window:
- the LOC119079532 gene encoding uncharacterized protein LOC119079532: MLRSNEFTVFILALSCIFVESDIIPSPAVCATYPNEEFAIDLTRCQNTCEYYGRTWDCPINYKPNGDCYCKPGFARLKEDGKCVSVTTHAKCVSRLPIQPESCNKPNEIYTETVYVGVCDISCRTHGCLSTSVYTYSAQPVTEVRWGPHCTCGRNDAETYSYSSLKYKRLSNGQCVALSDPQCEAEFQPSPARCAALGQIYIVNAPCQALCYGGQYCPPPGPTCICPPNKIGKRHQTFYQPYSGNYYHIDMLTCYNPTACPPATAGGGGND; the protein is encoded by the exons ATGTTGAGATCCAACGAATTTACTGTTTTTATATTAGCTTTAAGCTGTATTTTCGTTGAAAGCGATATTATTCCTTCGCCAG CCGTTTGTGCAACATATCCAAACGAAGAGTTTGCAATTGATCTTACGAGATGCCAAAACACTTGTGAATATTATGGACGAACTTGGGATTGCCCCATCAATTATAAACCGAATGGTGATTGTTACTGTAAACCTGGATTTGCTAGACTCAAGGAAGATGGAAAATGCGTATCAGTTACAACGCACGCAAAATGTGTGTCCAGATTACCCATTCAGCCAG AATCGTGCAACAAGCCCAACGAAATTTACACCGAAACAGTGTATGTGGGTGTATGTGATATAAGTTGCCGAACACATGGGTGTTTATCGACTTCCGTTTATACATATTCAGCCCAACCAGTAACCGAAGTGAGATGGGGTCCTCACTGTACTTGTGGTAGAAATGATGCGGAAACGTATTCTTATTCTTCACTAAAATACAAACGACTCAGTAACGGACAATGCGTAGCTTTATCGGATCCACAATGTGAAGCAGAATTTCAACCATCTCCAG caCGTTGTGCAGCATTGGGACAAATATATATTGTAAATGCACCATGTCAAGCGTTATGCTACGGTGGACAGTATTGTCCTCCACCAGGTCCTACATGTATTTGTCcaccaaataaaattggaaaacgtCACCAAACGTTTTATCAACCGTATTCGGGAAACTATTATCATATAGATATGCTCACTTGTTATAATCCAACAGCTTGTCCACCTGCAACAGCTGGTGGTGGAGGAAACGATTAA